A DNA window from Impatiens glandulifera chromosome 7, dImpGla2.1, whole genome shotgun sequence contains the following coding sequences:
- the LOC124944878 gene encoding uncharacterized protein LOC124944878 gives MDEIKLDTSWEDMLCPICLEFPHNCVLLQCSSYEKGCRTYVCDTDHLLSNCLDRFRNAHGMSSGLHSPESSESNSLENRCSLSEVHEKPSCPLCRGVVTGWIIIDDARAHMNEKKRCCEEDQCAFAGTYSELQEHALQQHPYACPAKIDPARQLDWENFQQSSEIIDVLTTIHAGIPHGIVLGDYVIEYGDNDTGDELDEFRRDERNWFTSCMLYQVFDNLRSSRNRRRSRANNSRRSNQRLDSENIDYDVGSVVSLGSPDYRNVQMENYFSSQSRHSWTRVGFRSSRRRNSSRFIDG, from the exons ATGGatgaaattaaattagataCCAGTTGGGAGGATATGTTATGTCCCATATGCTTGGAATTTCCCCATAACTGTGTGCTCCTTCAGTGTTCTTCCTATGAGAAAGGATGTCGAACCTACGTTTGTGATACTGATCATCTTCTCTCTAATTGTCTGGACCGTTTTAGAAATGCTCATGGAATGTCATCTGGCTTACATTCACCTGAAAGTTCTGAATCCAACTCACTGGAAAATAGATGCTCATTATCAGAAGTCCATGAAAAGCCATCTTGTCCCTTGTGCAGAGGAGTAGTTACAGGATGGATTATTATTGATGATGCGCGTGCACATATGAATGAGAAGAAAAGATGTTGTGAAGAAGACCAATGCGCATTCGCAGGCACTTATTCGGAACTTCAAGAACATGCTCTGCAACAACACCCTTATGCATGCCCTGCGAAAATAGATCCTGCTCGACAGCTTGATTGGGAGAATTTTCAACAGTCGTCAGAGATAATCGATGTTTTGACGACTATTCATGCTGGAATACCTCATGGAATTGTTCTAGGCGATTATGTTATTGAATATGGGGACAATGATACTGGAGATGAGTTGGATGAGTTTAGAAGAGATGAAAGGAATTGGTTTACGTCTTGTATGTTGTATCaagtttttgataatttaaggAGTTCCAGAAATAGAAGGAGGTCGAGGGCGAATAATTCCAGAAGAAGTAATCAACGTTTAGATTCTGAAAATATAGACTATGATGTGGGTTCTGTGGTTTCTTTAGGCTCGCCTGATTACAGAAATGTTCAAATGGAGAATTATTTTTCAAGCCAGAGTCGCCATTCTTGGACAAGAGTTGGCTTCCGCAG TTCTCGAAGAAGGAACTCCTCCCGCTTCATTGACGGTTAG
- the LOC124945573 gene encoding 2-hydroxy-6-oxo-2,4-heptadienoate hydrolase, whose translation MNFGFFIVLRLSQAGKEKIPKYEDVVFQAQNDMVSIHLIPSLRSTRRSNSSPAIISPPFASAFLSYDHRRDCTTSLSITLKRRHGGFHACGERSVSASASVVSNEGSEISERGLSNDELVLGLREIEEGCSKWNWRGYTINYLVQSSSSNSDNPSLLLVHGFGASIPHWRRNIPILAERYNVYAIDLLGFGASDKPIDFEYTTEAWAQLILDFLDEIVQKPTVLIGNSIGSLVCVIAASSGMSSSTSSLVNGLVLLNCAGGMNNKAIVDDWRIRLLSPLFLLIDFLLKQRKIASSIFNRVTQIENLRSVLLSVYGNKESVDDDLVQIIRKPAMEEGALEAFVSIVTGPAGPNPVQLMPGIDLPILLLWGDKDPFTPLDGPVGKYFLSLPSQRENIKLHVLEGVGHCPHDDRPELVHEKLLPWLAQLYAP comes from the exons ATGAACTTTGGTTTCTTCATTGTTCTACGTCTCTCTCAAGCGGGGAAGGAGAAGATACCAAAATATGAAGATGTGGTTTTCCAAGCTCAGAACGATATGGTCTCGATCCATCTCATTCCTTCTCTCCGGTCCACGCGCCGTTCGAATTCTTCTCCGGCGATCATATCGCCGCCTTTCGCTTCCGCTTTTCTCTCCTACGATCACCGCCGGGACTGCACTACTTCATTGTCAATTACATTAAAACGGCGGCATGGAGGTTTTCATGCCTGTGGAGAAAGAAGTGTGTCTGCTTCTGCCTCTGTAGTCTCGAATGAAGGGAGCGAGATTAGTGAGAGAGGTTTGAGTAACGATGAACTGGTGTTAGGGCTTAGGGAGATAGAAGAAGGATGCAGTAAGTGGAATTGGAGAGGATACACCATTAATTACCTTGTTCAATCGTCTTCTTCCAATTCAGATAATCCTTCTCTGCTTCTTGTTCATGGATTTGGTGCCTCGATTCCTCATTGGCGCAG GAATATTCCTATCCTTGCGGAAAGATACAATGTGTATGCAATTGATCTTCTAGGTTTTGGTGCTTCTGATAAGCCAATTGATTTTGAATACACAACTGAAGCTTGGGCACAG TTGATATTGGATTTCCTGGATGAAATAGTTCAAAAGCCAACTGTTCTAATTGGAAACTCCATAGGAAGTCTAGTTTGCGTGATTGCTGCCTCATCAGGTATGTCTTCGTCAACTTCAAGCCTCGTTAACGGGCTTGTTCTGTTGAACTGTGCTGGTGGAATGAATAACAAAGCAATAGTGGATGATTGGAGAATTCGACTTTTATCCCCTTTGTTTTTGTTGATTGATTTCCTTCTCAAGCAAAGGAAGATCGCTTCGTCAATCTTCAATCGCGTCACGCAAAT AGAGAATCTGAGGAGCGTTTTATTGTCTGTTTATGGGAACAAGGAATCCGTCGACGATGATTTAGTGCAG ATAATTCGGAAACCTGCGATGGAGGAAGGGGCTTTAGAGGCTTTTGTATCGATTGTGACTGGACCAGCCGGACCTAATCCTGTTCAGCTAATGCCCGGAATCGACTTACCTATTTTACTCCTATGGGGCGATAAAGATCCATTTACCCCGCTCGATGGGCCGGTTGGGAAATACTTTTTGTCTCTACCTTCGCAAAGGGAAAATATAAAGCTTCATGTTTTGGAAGGAGTTGGACATTGTCCTCATGATGATAGGCCGGAGCTTGTTCATGAAAAACTGCTACCTTGGCTTGCTCAGCTATATGCTCCATGA
- the LOC124910488 gene encoding uncharacterized protein LOC124910488 translates to MCLVFVCDEEEKVMGRHPAPGACPFCGGSVQAMDVESQWRFCFLPFYFKTKRRFFCTLCTRRLVVPN, encoded by the coding sequence ATGTGTCTGGTTTTTGTTTGCGACGAGGAGGAGAAGGTTATGGGTCGGCATCCGGCGCCGGGAGCGTGTCCGTTCTGCGGAGGAAGTGTTCAAGCCATGGATGTGGAGAGTCAATGGAGATTCTGCTTCCTTCCTTTTTACTTTAAGACCAAGCGCCGTTTCTTTTGCACTCTCTGCACGCGCCGCCTTGTCGTCCCTAACTAA
- the LOC124910081 gene encoding NAC domain-containing protein 92-like produces MAAEQDKKEETSSLPPGFRFHPTDEELITYYLMNKILDANFTERAVADVDLNKCEPWDLPGKAKMGEKEWYFFNLRDRKYPTGIRTNRATNTGYWKTTGKDKEIFSSNAMSERLGLKKTLVFYRGRAPRGEKTNWVMHEYRIHSKSTFRINKQDAWVVCRVFKKSGGGKKYTTSNHHHPTSTTILLNPNYSLEADHTWSRINNNNIIIDVPKNISSSRNVMVPEILNNYHAVAPGGPNGCFTISNLNLGGGNIYRQAVTHQQDHVTSSGTSLYGGGLPVCSSSGNYRHQFSEEDLMMSNYWPVPPYN; encoded by the exons ATGGCAGCAGAACAAGATAAGAAAGAAGAAACATCATCACTGCCGCCAGGTTTTAGGTTCCATCCAACGGATGAGGAGTTGATAACTTATTATCTCATGAATAAGATCTTGGATGCTAACTTTACAGAAAGGGCAGTTGCTGATGTAGATCTCAATAAATGTGAGCCGTGGGATCTTCCTG GGAAAGCAAAGATGGGGGAGAAGGAATGGTATTTCTTTAACCTAAGAGATCGAAAATACCCAACCGGAATTAGAACAAATCGAGCTACAAACACGGGATATTGGAAGACTACGGGCAAAGATAAGGAGATCTTCAGTAGCAACGCTATGTCTGAGCGCCTAGGTTTGAAGAAGACACTTGTTTTCTATCGAGGAAGAGCTCCGAGAGGGGAGAAGACCAATTGGGTTATGCATGAATATCGTATTCATTCCAAGTCTACCTTTAGAATCAACAAG CAAGATGCATGGGTGGTTTGTCGCGTGTTCAAAAAGAGTGGCGGCGGAAAGAAATACACAACATCAAACCACCATCACCCAACTTCGACCACCATATTGCTGAACCCTAATTACAGCCTCGAGGCAGATCATACATGGAGCCgcatcaataataataatattataatcgaCGTGCCCAAAAATATCTCATCGTCTAGGAATGTTATg GTTCCCGAGATTTTAAACAACTATCATGCGGTGGCACCAGGAGGACCAAACGGGTGCTTTACTATATCAAACCTAAACCTTGGTGGTGGTAATATTTACCGGCAGGCGGTGACACATCAGCAAGATCATGTGACGTCATCGGGCACCAGCTTATACGGTGGCGGGCTGCCCGTGTGTTCTTCCTCGGGCAATTATAGGCATCAGTTTAGTGAGGAGGATCTCATGATGAGCAATTACTGGCCGGTCCCTCCATATAATTAG
- the LOC124910079 gene encoding protein starmaker-like, translated as MSGKEEPRVSEKGNRGMSKTKPGSSTMVSPEDKHKHVPNYMKPTISSSLGQYRRSFSSSSHHFMIPEDTLTSRRRSLDKPMASPCPRISRNLSLSREHSQLLIPSSPRKSRNPVFESSKSHLSKGHKRGSSLDIKLNDSEKKVLSLSITSSRVASPDGDAKQEMRIEDRGDNHLESLTPSFCHDPPPALEDKKRVMVVPTYHHDDEIFNEVQAMILLEDYNRDNEISPVTFEDNKEHIVVVDKGNHDDDNETSNEIHAPHDDSENSNEIHPTHDDSENSNEIHPPRDDSENSNEIHPSHDDSENSNEIHPPRDDSENSNEIHPPHDDSENSNEIHPPHDDSENSNEIHPPHDDDIKNTTEIHPMVVEEDKEHIAIVQFEKQDEYCQVQNSDEIPPSIVEGVDKEDFVIVQADNHDQVVVDNSIEVLQVMAEEEHEKDVIIVKEDVLDHQPPTQKKQEDIEEGDHSGTCSTNLDIIEEVKGSDVDEINTKHQEQEQDNLNVIEAQDDQEHAITSANVSKEISKEQVNDDSIIVTEETKKVKEEVIINKRMVTNKKETSMAYNDVIEETKRKLLQDRKNKVLALVGAFETVMSIDQGQKK; from the exons ATGTCTGGTAAAGAAGAACCGCGTGTTAGTGAAAAGGGAAATCGAGGAATGTCCAAGACAAAACCTGGATCATCAACTATGGTTTCCCCCGAAGATAAACACAAACATGTTCCGAATTACATGAAACCTACTATAAGTTCGTCTTTAGGTCAATATCGTCGctctttttcttcatcttctcatCATTTTATGATTCCGGAGGACACTCTAACAAGCCGAAGAAGGTCACTAGACAAGCCTATGGCATCTCCATGTCCGCGTATAAGCAGAAATTTAAGTTTATCTCGTGAGCACTCGCAACTTCTTATTCCTTCTTCGCCAAGAAAATCTAGAAATCCAGTATTTGAATCTTCAAAATCGCATTTGTCCAAG GGTCACAAACGAGGATCATCACTTGATATAAAGTTGAATGATAGTGAAAAAAAGGTTTTGTCATTGTCAATAACTAGTAGTCGTGTTGCTTCACCCGATGGTGATGCGAAGCAAGAAATGAGGATTGAAGATCGAGGAGATAATCATTTAGAATCATTGACACCAAGCTTTTGTCATGATCCACCTCCCGCACTTGAAGACAAGAAGCGCGTCATGGTTGTTCCAACCTATCATCATGATGATGAGATCTTCAATGAAGTTCAAGCTATGATATTGCTTGAAGATTATAACCGTGATAATGAAATCTCTCCCGTGACATTTGAAGACAACAAAGAGCATATTGTGGTGGTTGATAAAGGTAATCATGATGATGATAACGAGACTTCGAATGAAATCCATGCTCCACATGATGATAGTGAGAACTCAAATGAAATACATCCTACTCATGATGATAGCGAGAACTCGAATGAAATTCATCCTCCTCGTGATGATAGCGAGAACTCGAATGAAATTCATCCTTCACATGATGATAGCGAGAACTCGAATGAAATTCATCCTCCTCGTGATGATAGCGAGAACTCGAATGAAATCCATCCTCCTCATGATGATAGCGAGAACTCGAATGAAATTCATCCTCCACATGATGATAGCGAGAACTCGAATGAAATCCATCCTCCACACGACGATGATATTAAGAACACTACTGAAATACATCCCATGGTGGTTGAAGAGGACAAGGAGCATATAGCAATTGTTCAATTTGAAAAACAAGATGAATATTGTCAAGTCCAAAACTCTGATGAAATTCCTCCCTCGATTGTTGAAGGTGTTGACAAAGAGGATTTCGTGATTGTTCAAGCAGATAACCACGATCAAGTCGTCGTGGATAACTCTATTGAAGTCCTTCAAGTGATGGCCGAGGAAGAACACGAGAAAGATGTCATAATTGTTAAAGAAGATGTTCTTGATCATCAGCCTCCTACTCAAAAGAAACAAGAGGATATTGAAGAGGGTGATCATAGTGGAACTTGTTCCACAAATCTAGATATCATTGAAGAGGTTAAAGGTTCCGATGTTGATGAAATCAATACCAAACatcaagaacaagaacaagacaATCTCAATGTtattgaagctcaagatgatcAAGAACACGCGATTACTTCTGCCAATGTTTCGAAAGAGATATCGAAAGAGCAAGTAAATGATGATTCGATTATAGTAACCGAAGAAACAAAGAAGGTGAAAGAGGAGGTGATTATCAATAAACGAATggtaacaaataaaaaagagacAAGTATGGCATATAATGATGTGATCGAAGAGACAAAGAGAAAGCTCTTGCAGGACAGGAAGAACAAAGTGTTGGCACTCGTTGGGGCCTTTGAAACTGTCATGTCCATCGACCAAGGGCAAAAAAAGTGA
- the LOC124945574 gene encoding probable glycosyltransferase At5g03795: MAVLRQQPPSRRRLHPASPLCILFVLLSLLLSILSITSTIKSSTKIITTKPYNQPRPLNVDEIGNPYHNFGLFETDYEQMLNNLKIFVYPDIYGNSSSPFSNIFVPIPNPTNPKLGNYYSEHAFKSSLMRSSFVTMDPDRADLFFMPFSVNAMRNDRRLHSESSISDFVARYAGKIGSELGFWNKSGGADHFFVCCHSVGREAASKNWELRNNAIQVTCSSSYFQRFFLPHKDVALPQIWPRPEETLLNPPVAREKLVFFSGRVQNSRVRQDLLAMWENDGDMYINTLNQSLPYLEGFKRSRFCLHVKGYEVNTARVCDAIHYGCVPVIISNYYELPFANVLDWSKFAVIIRQEDISLLKKILLSISDNNYLEMYNNLNIIRKHFRWNEKPQRYDSFHMIIYQLWLRRNSHY, from the exons ATGGCGGTACTCAGACAACAACCACCTTCCCGGCGGCGACTCCATCCTGCTTCTCCATTGTGCATCTTGTTCGTCCTTTTATCCTTACTCTTATCCATTCTCTCAATTACATCCActatcaaatcatcaaccaaaatcatCACTACCAAACCCTATAATCAACCTCGTCCACTAAATGTCGACGAGATCGGTAATCCGTATCACAATTTTGGCCTGTTCGAAACCGATTACGAGCAAATGCTAAACAATCTAAAGATCTTCGTGTATCCCGATATCTACGGAAACTCGTCTTCTCCGTTCTCTAACATCTTCGTTCCAATCCCAAACCCTACGAATCCAAAGCTAGGAAACTATTACAGCGAGCACGCATTCAAATCTTCGCTTATGCGGAGCTCGTTCGTCACGATGGATCCGGATCGTGCCGACTTATTCTTCATGCCGTTCTCCGTGAACGCGATGCGCAACGATCGGAGGCTGCATTCGGAGTCGTCGATTTCTGATTTCGTGGCGAGATACGCCGGTAAAATCGGTTCGGAGTTAGGGTTTTGGAATAAGTCGGGAGGGGCGGATCATTTCTTTGTTTGCTGTCATTCGGTAGGGCGGGAAGCGGCGTCGAAGAATTGGGAGCTGAGAAATAACGCCATTCAGGTGACTTGCTCGTCTAGCTATTTTCAGAGGTTCTTTCTTCCTCATAAAGACGTCGCACTGCCGCAGATTTGGCCGCGGCCGGAGGAGACTCTTCTGAATCCTCCCGTTGCAAG AGAAAAGCTGGTATTCTTTTCTGGGCGTGTGCAAAATTCTCGAGTGAGGCAAGACTTACTTGCCATGTGGGAGAACGACGGGGACATGTATATAAACACATTAAATCAATCCCTTCCTTATCTCGAAGGTTTTAAAAGGAGTCGATTTTGCCTCCATGTGAAAGGGTACGAAGTAAATACAGCTAGGGTTTGTGACGCCATACATTACGGGTGTGTTCCTgtcataatttcaaattattacgAACTACCATTCGCAAATGTTCTTGATTGGAGCAAGTTCGCAGTTATTATTAGGCAAGAAGATATTTcgttattgaagaaaatattattatctataaGTGATAATAATTACTTAgaaatgtataataatttaaatatcattagGAAACATTTTAGATGGAATGAGAAGCCACAAAGATATGATTCATTTCATATGATTATCTACCAATTGTGGTTGCGACGGAACTCTCATTACTAG